In Phormidium yuhuli AB48, one genomic interval encodes:
- a CDS encoding hybrid sensor histidine kinase/response regulator yields the protein MNTQTLTSPEADDLLDSPVILSKDVILVIDDSPCLLAAILRKYGYTVFTETRSQNAHVAVLDHQPDLILLDINMPGEDGYSVCKTLKASPETCDVPVMFISARNETLDKIQAFQVGAADYISKQFQFSETLVRIETQLNQRRLQKRLMASEAQAREKSQQLSQALAQIQETQSQLVHQAKMSSLGQLVAGVAHEINNPVNFVYGNLTYIAEYTEHLIELLELYQQALPNPTPEIEEKIEEVDLDFIEADLPRLVGSMRVGTERIQEIVRSLRNFSRLDESDLKSVDVHQGLENTLVILQHRLKASGDCAEVNVVRSYSDLPLLECYAGQLNQVFTNILANSIDALEEKRKRVSDGLTDEAPEITIETKRVGLDRICISIADNGEGMPESVRNRVFDPFFTTKDIGVGTGLGMSISYQIVTERHGGQLSCDSGLGQGARFEIELPLRAAKVGASPHLQDSGYGGEPSMTPTNLVEQQVS from the coding sequence ATGAATACACAGACATTAACTTCCCCGGAGGCGGACGATCTTCTCGACTCCCCTGTAATCTTATCTAAGGATGTGATTCTGGTAATTGATGATTCGCCCTGCTTATTGGCAGCAATCTTACGCAAATACGGGTATACGGTCTTTACAGAAACTCGGAGTCAGAACGCTCACGTAGCTGTATTAGACCATCAGCCTGATCTAATTTTGCTGGATATTAATATGCCGGGTGAGGATGGGTACTCAGTTTGTAAAACCCTAAAAGCCTCTCCCGAAACCTGTGATGTACCAGTCATGTTTATCAGCGCACGCAATGAGACTCTAGATAAGATCCAGGCCTTTCAAGTTGGGGCAGCAGATTATATCAGCAAACAATTTCAGTTTTCGGAGACCCTCGTGAGAATTGAAACGCAACTCAACCAGAGGCGACTCCAAAAACGGCTCATGGCCTCAGAAGCGCAAGCTCGGGAAAAGTCGCAACAGCTGAGTCAGGCTTTGGCCCAAATCCAGGAAACCCAATCACAACTGGTTCACCAGGCCAAAATGTCCAGCCTAGGACAGTTAGTCGCGGGAGTAGCCCACGAAATCAATAATCCAGTAAACTTTGTCTATGGCAATTTGACCTACATTGCCGAGTATACAGAACATCTAATAGAGTTACTGGAGTTATATCAACAGGCTCTACCCAACCCCACTCCGGAGATTGAAGAGAAAATTGAAGAGGTGGATTTAGACTTTATTGAGGCTGATTTACCGCGCCTCGTGGGGTCGATGCGCGTTGGAACCGAGCGTATTCAAGAGATTGTCCGTTCCCTGCGGAACTTCTCCCGTCTAGATGAATCCGATCTTAAATCGGTAGATGTACATCAGGGTTTGGAAAATACCCTGGTGATTCTGCAACATCGCCTTAAAGCGAGCGGCGACTGTGCTGAAGTGAATGTGGTTCGTTCCTATAGTGATCTGCCCCTGTTGGAATGCTATGCAGGACAATTAAATCAGGTCTTTACCAACATCTTGGCCAACTCCATTGATGCCTTGGAGGAGAAACGGAAACGGGTCAGTGATGGGCTGACGGACGAGGCTCCTGAGATCACAATTGAAACCAAGCGCGTCGGCTTAGACCGCATCTGCATCAGCATCGCTGATAATGGGGAAGGAATGCCGGAGTCAGTGCGTAACCGTGTTTTTGATCCCTTTTTCACCACTAAAGATATTGGCGTGGGTACAGGGTTAGGAATGTCTATCAGTTATCAGATTGTTACCGAACGTCATGGCGGGCAGCTATCCTGCGATTCAGGTCTCGGCCAAGGAGCCCGCTTTGAGATTGAACTTCCACTGCGGGCCGCTAAAGTGGGAGCGAGTCCCCATCTCCAAGATTCTGGTTATGGTGGTGAGCCTTCGATGACCCCTACGAATTTGGTTGAACAACAGGTCTCATAG
- a CDS encoding copper-binding protein codes for MRQRYPMFSRMMSSFVVGMGMFLAIALINPSPAQAAVTQAGPQLARIDARDLHISLGDRQGQLMFYPNHLDLVVGQTYRLILDNPSPEKHYFSAPNFAAVSWTRKVEAAGVEVKGTVRELELKPNAKAEWVLVPEKPGQYDLECTIAGHAEAGMTGRLTIHPRSIDSV; via the coding sequence ATGCGACAACGTTATCCCATGTTTTCCCGAATGATGTCCAGTTTCGTCGTTGGTATGGGGATGTTCCTGGCGATCGCCCTCATCAACCCCAGCCCCGCTCAAGCCGCTGTAACCCAGGCTGGGCCGCAGCTAGCCCGTATTGATGCCAGGGACCTGCACATCAGCCTGGGCGATCGCCAAGGACAGCTAATGTTCTACCCCAATCACCTCGATCTCGTTGTGGGTCAAACCTACCGCCTCATCCTAGACAACCCCAGTCCCGAAAAACACTACTTCAGCGCCCCCAACTTCGCCGCCGTCAGTTGGACTCGCAAAGTTGAAGCCGCCGGCGTTGAAGTTAAAGGAACCGTACGAGAACTCGAACTGAAACCCAACGCCAAAGCCGAATGGGTCCTCGTTCCCGAGAAACCCGGCCAGTACGACCTGGAATGCACCATTGCTGGCCATGCTGAAGCCGGAATGACCGGACGCTTAACCATTCACCCCCGCTCCATAGACTCCGTCTAA
- the map gene encoding type I methionyl aminopeptidase: MNIFSDLLSAPSPPKPSRQTSQLPGLKKQRRRIEIKSKREIEIMRQSAKIVATVLKEISQLVEPGMTTADLDAHAEKRIREMGAKPSFKGYHGFPASICSSINNEVVHGIPNKKKVIREGDVLKVDTGAFFQGFHGDSCITIAVGEVTDEAARLIRVAEEALYKGIEEVKAGAYLLDLAGAIQDHVEAHGYSVVEEFTGHGVGRNLHEEPSVFNFRTREMPNVKLRAGMTLAIEPIVNQGSKHNRILGDKWTAVTVDNSLSAQFEHTVLVTDDGYEILTDRTKV, from the coding sequence ATGAATATCTTTAGCGATTTACTCTCTGCTCCCAGCCCTCCTAAGCCCTCCCGTCAAACCTCCCAACTCCCTGGACTGAAAAAGCAACGTCGCCGTATCGAAATCAAATCGAAACGGGAAATCGAGATTATGCGACAGTCCGCCAAAATCGTCGCCACCGTCCTCAAAGAAATTTCCCAACTCGTTGAACCTGGCATGACCACCGCCGATCTCGACGCCCATGCCGAGAAGCGGATTCGGGAAATGGGAGCAAAACCCAGCTTTAAAGGCTACCACGGCTTCCCCGCCTCAATTTGCTCCAGCATTAATAATGAGGTCGTCCATGGAATCCCCAACAAGAAAAAGGTCATTCGGGAAGGGGATGTCCTAAAAGTCGATACCGGTGCCTTTTTCCAAGGCTTTCATGGAGACTCCTGCATCACCATCGCCGTAGGCGAGGTGACCGACGAAGCCGCCCGGCTGATCCGAGTCGCTGAAGAAGCCCTGTATAAAGGTATCGAAGAAGTCAAAGCCGGTGCCTATCTCCTCGACCTAGCCGGAGCCATTCAAGATCACGTCGAAGCCCATGGCTATAGTGTTGTGGAAGAGTTTACCGGTCATGGAGTCGGCCGCAACCTCCATGAAGAACCCTCCGTGTTCAACTTCCGTACTCGGGAAATGCCAAACGTCAAACTCCGGGCTGGGATGACTCTGGCGATTGAACCCATTGTCAACCAAGGGTCAAAACACAATCGTATCCTTGGTGATAAGTGGACAGCGGTTACGGTGGATAACTCCCTCTCGGCCCAGTTTGAACATACCGTTCTCGTCACCGACGATGGTTACGAAATCCTGACCGATCGCACCAAGGTCTAA
- a CDS encoding ribonuclease H-like domain-containing protein: protein MSLENFRVCDGDLDEELLNRYGQGSVLAVDTETMGLLPARDRLCLVQLCDNSGMVTVVRIQRGQTQAPRLKQLLEMATVEKIFHFARFDVAMLQQQLSIYTQPIFCTKIASKLARTYTSSHGLKALVMELEGVELDKRAQSSDWGNAANLSDEQLSYAANDVRYLISLKQTLTLMLQREERWQLAQDCFAAIPVFVTLDLWHYSNVFEH, encoded by the coding sequence ATGAGTTTAGAGAATTTTCGTGTCTGTGATGGTGATCTCGATGAGGAGCTGTTGAATCGGTATGGCCAAGGTTCGGTGCTGGCGGTGGATACGGAAACCATGGGGTTACTGCCGGCCCGCGATCGCCTCTGTTTGGTGCAATTGTGTGACAACTCTGGCATGGTGACGGTGGTGCGGATTCAACGGGGCCAAACTCAAGCACCTCGTCTGAAGCAATTACTGGAGATGGCGACGGTTGAGAAGATTTTTCATTTTGCTCGCTTTGATGTGGCGATGCTACAACAGCAGCTTAGCATTTATACTCAGCCCATTTTTTGCACCAAAATTGCTAGCAAGTTGGCTCGCACCTATACTTCGTCTCATGGCTTGAAAGCCTTGGTCATGGAACTGGAAGGGGTGGAACTGGATAAACGGGCCCAAAGTTCTGATTGGGGCAATGCGGCTAACCTCTCTGATGAGCAGTTAAGCTACGCGGCGAATGATGTTCGCTATCTGATTTCTCTGAAACAGACGTTAACCCTGATGTTACAGCGAGAAGAGCGTTGGCAGCTTGCTCAGGACTGTTTTGCCGCAATTCCCGTCTTTGTGACCTTAGATTTATGGCACTACTCCAATGTGTTTGAGCATTAA
- a CDS encoding ATP-binding protein, whose product MSKFPLSASLRVPTDLSALARVLDWFDGLESPIVPQRIWLQLKTALAEAFTNAVRHAHQGESALTVEIHFEQTAEFLRLKVIDCGPRFDLEAKLQDLPDVDLNATGGRGLRLMDCIADELCYTRLEDNRNCLSLLKRYQIQSGS is encoded by the coding sequence GTGAGCAAATTTCCCCTCTCCGCATCATTGCGTGTTCCCACGGATCTTAGCGCGTTAGCTCGCGTTTTGGATTGGTTTGATGGTTTGGAGTCCCCCATTGTTCCACAACGGATTTGGTTGCAACTCAAGACAGCATTAGCTGAAGCCTTTACCAATGCTGTCCGACACGCTCATCAGGGTGAGTCGGCGTTGACGGTGGAGATCCACTTTGAACAAACGGCAGAATTTTTACGACTCAAGGTCATCGACTGCGGCCCTAGGTTCGACTTGGAAGCCAAGTTACAGGACTTACCCGATGTCGATCTCAATGCAACAGGGGGCCGAGGCTTACGCCTGATGGATTGTATTGCTGATGAGTTATGCTATACTCGTCTTGAGGATAATCGGAACTGTTTATCTCTTCTCAAACGCTACCAGATTCAGTCTGGGTCTTAA
- a CDS encoding PP2C family protein-serine/threonine phosphatase: MTPILLIDDDPTARLIVTRTLKQQGYDVAVAKNGQEGIDLAKRLHPKLIICDWMMPGVDGLEVCRQTKAMKALSTTFFILLTARGAVEDRVMGLDTGADEFLAKPIDMDELKARVRAGLRIRQLSQDLQKQKQMLEAELSEAAGYVRSLLPVSRHHSAVRIEACFVPCQQLGGDCYDFQWLDEDSLAIYLVDVSGHGVGAALLSVSVLNMLRSRSLPRTNFQDPTQVLGALNQAFQTSSSGRFYEEKYFTIWYGVYNQRTRTLTYASAGHPPALLLNPRGSATSESSPRLSRLNTPNLPIGMFPDLDYDSDSCTVAPSSQLYIFSDGVYELPQSDGTVWGLDAFADWLSQASTTDDLALKSVFEHLQNLCNHHPFDDDVSLLQLRFT; the protein is encoded by the coding sequence ATGACTCCGATCCTCCTAATCGACGACGACCCAACAGCTCGCCTGATTGTCACCCGTACTCTCAAGCAACAGGGCTATGATGTTGCTGTGGCCAAAAACGGCCAGGAGGGGATTGATCTGGCCAAACGTCTCCATCCTAAGCTCATTATCTGTGACTGGATGATGCCTGGGGTGGATGGACTGGAGGTCTGCCGTCAAACCAAGGCCATGAAAGCCTTATCCACCACCTTTTTCATCTTACTCACAGCTCGCGGAGCCGTGGAAGACCGGGTGATGGGACTTGATACTGGGGCCGATGAGTTTCTGGCTAAACCCATTGATATGGATGAACTCAAAGCCAGAGTGCGAGCTGGCCTAAGGATTCGTCAACTCAGCCAAGACCTCCAGAAGCAGAAACAAATGTTGGAGGCTGAGTTATCCGAAGCCGCCGGCTATGTGCGATCGCTTCTCCCAGTTTCCCGCCATCATAGCGCAGTTCGTATCGAAGCGTGTTTTGTCCCCTGCCAACAACTCGGGGGCGATTGTTATGACTTTCAATGGCTAGATGAGGACTCCTTGGCCATTTACTTGGTGGATGTGTCGGGCCATGGGGTGGGGGCGGCACTTCTGTCCGTGTCAGTCCTCAACATGTTGCGATCGCGTTCCCTTCCCCGAACTAATTTTCAGGATCCCACTCAAGTCCTCGGAGCCCTCAACCAAGCGTTTCAGACCAGTTCCTCGGGCCGCTTCTATGAAGAAAAGTACTTCACCATCTGGTACGGAGTCTATAACCAGCGCACGCGAACTCTCACCTATGCCAGTGCCGGGCATCCACCGGCCTTGCTGTTAAATCCTCGGGGTAGTGCAACCTCTGAATCGAGTCCCCGGTTAAGCCGGCTCAATACCCCCAATTTACCCATTGGCATGTTCCCAGATCTTGACTATGACAGCGACTCCTGTACAGTTGCCCCGTCGAGTCAACTGTATATTTTTAGTGATGGGGTCTATGAGTTGCCTCAGAGTGATGGCACAGTTTGGGGTCTCGACGCCTTTGCGGACTGGCTAAGCCAAGCCAGCACCACTGACGATTTGGCCCTCAAGTCGGTGTTTGAGCATTTGCAAAACCTCTGTAACCATCACCCCTTCGATGATGATGTCTCACTCTTGCAACTGAGGTTTACATGA
- a CDS encoding STAS domain-containing protein: MNPDEIKIVQPDGLLDSVKASEVRREIGECLETGVKVILLDLKDVTFIDSSGLGALVSALKTVRAAEGKMFVCSISDQVKILFELTSMNRVFKIFSDRREFEESMLSS, translated from the coding sequence ATGAACCCTGATGAAATCAAAATCGTTCAACCGGATGGTCTTCTTGATAGTGTCAAGGCCAGTGAAGTCCGGCGAGAAATTGGCGAATGTCTAGAAACCGGTGTCAAAGTGATTCTCTTGGACTTGAAGGATGTCACCTTCATCGACAGTTCCGGCTTGGGGGCTCTGGTCTCAGCTCTCAAGACTGTCCGGGCCGCTGAGGGCAAGATGTTTGTTTGCTCGATTAGCGATCAAGTCAAAATTCTGTTTGAACTCACCAGTATGAACCGTGTTTTCAAAATCTTTAGCGATCGCCGGGAATTCGAGGAATCGATGTTGTCCTCCTAA
- the gap gene encoding type I glyceraldehyde-3-phosphate dehydrogenase, whose amino-acid sequence MMVKVGINGFGRIGRLVFRAGLANPDIEFCGINDLVPPQSLAYLLKYDSTHGRFQGTVEAKPDGIVVDGQFIPCTSERDPAQLPWAKYGAEYVIESTGLFTTYDKASKHLEAGAKRVVISAPTKDPEKVKTLVMGVNDDEYDPSQHPIVSNASCTTNCLAPIAKVIQDNFGLAEGLMTTVHAMTATQPTVDGPSQKDLRGGRGAPQNIIPASTGAAKAVGLVLPVLQGRLTGMAFRVPTPDVSVVDLTFRTEQTTSYADICAAMKQAAEGPMKGVLAYTEDPVVSTDFTTDPHSSIFDATAGMELNGNFFKVVSWYDNEWGYSNRTIDLILTMVAKG is encoded by the coding sequence ATCATGGTCAAAGTTGGAATCAATGGCTTCGGTCGCATCGGACGTTTAGTGTTTCGAGCTGGACTGGCAAACCCAGACATTGAATTTTGCGGGATTAACGACTTAGTTCCCCCGCAAAGCCTGGCCTATCTCCTCAAATACGATTCGACTCACGGCCGCTTTCAGGGAACCGTCGAAGCTAAACCCGATGGAATTGTCGTCGATGGACAATTCATTCCCTGTACCTCGGAACGAGATCCCGCTCAACTCCCCTGGGCCAAGTACGGGGCTGAGTATGTGATTGAGTCCACGGGGCTGTTTACCACCTACGACAAAGCCTCTAAACACCTGGAGGCCGGCGCGAAGCGGGTGGTCATCTCGGCTCCCACAAAGGACCCAGAGAAGGTTAAAACCCTCGTCATGGGGGTGAACGATGACGAGTATGACCCCAGTCAACATCCCATTGTCTCCAATGCCAGTTGTACCACTAACTGCTTAGCACCCATTGCTAAGGTCATTCAGGATAATTTTGGCCTAGCCGAGGGCTTAATGACCACGGTTCACGCCATGACTGCGACCCAGCCGACCGTCGATGGTCCCAGTCAGAAAGACCTGCGGGGTGGCCGAGGAGCGCCGCAAAACATTATCCCTGCCTCTACTGGGGCGGCCAAGGCCGTCGGTTTGGTGCTTCCCGTGCTCCAGGGTCGCCTGACGGGGATGGCCTTCCGGGTTCCCACCCCGGATGTGTCGGTGGTGGATTTAACCTTCCGCACGGAACAAACCACCAGCTACGCGGATATCTGTGCGGCTATGAAACAAGCGGCTGAGGGCCCCATGAAGGGGGTTCTCGCCTACACGGAAGACCCGGTGGTCTCCACGGACTTCACCACTGACCCCCATTCCAGTATTTTTGATGCTACGGCGGGTATGGAGTTGAATGGCAATTTCTTTAAGGTGGTCTCCTGGTATGACAACGAATGGGGCTATTCCAACCGCACCATTGACCTCATCTTGACGATGGTGGCCAAGGGATAG
- a CDS encoding sigma 54-interacting transcriptional regulator yields the protein MIGADRITWLKTHTILHKLSEPALADLNEVLSDRPLAQDEILSERDQPPDGIYILYQGQLQSDRPQGSYCLTAGTVLHLQDILLERNSNETLTALCDSQLWQMSRDEFSHLLNRHSEISRLFSQQLAAELDRVSAELDYERQRQRELRPYLINRIRRGIIGTSRYAVRLRQSIKNAAQSRDSVLIFGEPGLEKDNMASLIHYGSPQRREPMIQLTSSLLQTSGADLFGRVNGKPGLLEWLGEGTLVLNNIQDLPEELREPIAQLLKTQTYHPVSRDRDHPPVTRTCQARIILISERTAPEFTDCIAHSIKVPPVRVRKTDIKALVDYNLSLCCRSRGIPQPRVTPEAIRRLQSYDFPNNLRELSELVKRAVTQADGAEELTEELFWSQDDKTTRLRFNLLKSYPQLRQFLRGQFWTEGLNYGIVTWLFAVVVILLFVGPQTRDQNVALNLFWAWWWPLILLAFPFVGRLWCAVCPFMIYGELSQKLSLKLFPRKLKPWQRQVAERWGGWFLFGLFALIFLWEELWHLQNTAYLSSCLLLLITAGAVIFSLLFERRFWCRYLCPIGGMNGLFAKLSMTELRAKTGICSAECSTYQCYKGGPEKGEGQETGGCPLYSHPAQLQDNRDCVLCMTCLKACPHRSVEVNLRPPGIELWTTHTPHSYEVALLFLLLGGVFLRRLPQLQGLLGWSFNLESFSQHLELSVLALVVPAIAPLLAYALIQGIHRLWKTPLPKPFTTLAYGYLPLVWGGNLAHYLHLGLGEAGRVLPVTLATFGMSGANLPIWVADPAVISFLQGTLLIVSTLLSLILTQKIARKSWRFLLPQHLSAIALGWSLWAIILP from the coding sequence TAGGTGCAGACCGGATTACCTGGCTCAAAACCCATACCATTCTCCACAAACTCTCTGAGCCGGCTCTGGCTGACTTGAATGAGGTTCTCAGCGATCGCCCCTTAGCTCAGGATGAGATCCTCAGCGAACGGGATCAGCCCCCCGATGGCATTTACATCCTGTATCAAGGTCAACTCCAAAGCGATCGCCCCCAAGGCTCCTATTGCCTCACCGCTGGGACGGTTCTGCACCTACAAGATATCCTCTTAGAGCGTAACAGCAACGAAACCCTAACTGCCCTCTGTGACAGTCAGCTTTGGCAGATGTCCCGAGATGAGTTTAGCCATCTCCTCAATCGCCACAGCGAAATCTCACGGCTATTTTCCCAACAACTGGCCGCTGAACTCGATCGCGTCTCCGCCGAACTCGACTACGAACGACAACGCCAGCGGGAACTGCGGCCGTATCTTATTAACCGGATTCGTCGTGGCATCATCGGCACCAGTCGTTACGCGGTCCGTTTGCGACAAAGCATCAAAAACGCCGCCCAAAGCCGCGACTCCGTCCTCATTTTCGGAGAACCGGGCCTGGAAAAAGACAACATGGCCAGCCTGATTCACTATGGCTCCCCCCAACGGCGAGAACCGATGATTCAGCTCACCAGTAGCCTGCTCCAAACCAGTGGAGCCGATTTATTTGGGCGTGTGAACGGGAAACCCGGACTCCTAGAATGGCTCGGAGAGGGGACTCTTGTACTCAACAACATTCAAGATCTTCCCGAAGAACTGCGAGAACCCATTGCCCAACTACTGAAAACTCAAACCTATCACCCCGTCTCCCGCGATCGCGACCATCCCCCAGTCACCCGCACCTGCCAGGCTCGCATTATCCTCATCTCCGAACGCACCGCCCCAGAATTTACCGACTGCATCGCTCACAGCATCAAAGTTCCCCCGGTTCGGGTACGCAAAACCGATATTAAAGCCCTCGTTGACTACAATCTCAGTCTCTGCTGTCGCAGTCGTGGCATTCCCCAACCCCGAGTCACTCCCGAGGCCATTCGTCGCCTGCAATCCTACGACTTTCCCAATAACTTACGGGAACTCAGTGAACTGGTGAAGCGAGCAGTCACTCAAGCCGATGGAGCAGAAGAACTGACCGAAGAACTATTTTGGTCTCAGGATGACAAAACAACTCGCCTGCGCTTCAATTTGTTAAAAAGTTATCCTCAGCTGCGTCAGTTTCTACGAGGTCAATTTTGGACTGAGGGACTGAACTATGGCATTGTCACCTGGCTGTTTGCTGTGGTGGTGATTTTACTGTTTGTTGGTCCGCAAACCCGTGACCAAAACGTTGCGCTAAACTTATTTTGGGCTTGGTGGTGGCCCCTCATCTTACTGGCTTTTCCCTTTGTGGGACGACTTTGGTGTGCCGTTTGTCCCTTTATGATTTACGGTGAACTGAGTCAAAAACTTTCTCTAAAGCTGTTTCCACGCAAACTCAAACCTTGGCAACGACAGGTAGCCGAACGCTGGGGAGGCTGGTTTTTGTTTGGGCTATTTGCTTTGATTTTTCTTTGGGAAGAACTCTGGCATTTACAAAATACCGCCTATTTGTCAAGCTGTTTGTTACTTTTAATTACCGCCGGAGCTGTTATTTTTTCGCTGCTGTTTGAACGGCGATTTTGGTGTCGCTATCTTTGCCCTATTGGGGGAATGAATGGTCTATTTGCAAAACTATCGATGACGGAATTACGGGCAAAAACGGGGATTTGTTCGGCTGAATGTAGCACCTATCAATGTTATAAAGGGGGACCCGAGAAAGGGGAAGGTCAAGAGACGGGGGGCTGTCCCCTATATTCCCATCCCGCTCAACTGCAAGATAACCGAGATTGTGTCTTGTGTATGACCTGTCTCAAAGCCTGTCCCCATCGCTCGGTGGAGGTGAACCTGCGGCCGCCGGGAATTGAACTTTGGACCACCCATACCCCCCACAGCTACGAAGTGGCGTTACTGTTTTTATTGCTGGGGGGAGTGTTCCTGCGGCGGCTTCCACAACTGCAAGGGTTGTTGGGTTGGTCTTTTAACCTAGAGAGCTTTAGCCAACATTTAGAACTGTCGGTCTTGGCCTTGGTCGTGCCGGCGATCGCCCCCCTACTGGCCTATGCCCTCATACAGGGCATTCACCGGCTCTGGAAGACCCCATTACCCAAGCCCTTTACTACCCTAGCCTATGGCTATCTTCCCCTGGTCTGGGGAGGAAATTTAGCCCATTATCTGCACCTCGGTTTAGGAGAAGCTGGGCGTGTCTTACCAGTCACCCTAGCCACCTTTGGCATGAGTGGAGCCAATCTCCCCATCTGGGTCGCTGACCCAGCGGTCATCAGCTTCTTACAAGGAACCCTGCTAATCGTCTCAACCCTCTTAAGCCTCATCCTGACCCAGAAAATTGCCCGAAAATCCTGGCGCTTTCTACTCCCACAACATTTGAGTGCGATCGCCCTCGGTTGGAGTCTCTGGGCCATCATTCTGCCCTAA